A section of the Pedobacter sp. HDW13 genome encodes:
- a CDS encoding dihydroorotase produces the protein MNLLVKNVTIADPQSKFNNQQCDIRVEDGKIKNIGKLTTEKTETVFEAHGAFLSPGFFDLNCAAGDPGFETKEDIQTLIAAAQAGGFTGLALLPQTSPVVQSKSQVEYIVNKAKNNLVDVLPVGAISQNREAKELAELFDMQQAGAVAFSDGDKALQDDGFMSRALQYAKGFDALLMVYPENKSIAGKSQINESKNSVLLGMKGLPALAEEMHIARDLFLAGYNETKIHISNISTAGSVALIRKAKKDGIRVSCDVTAHHLVFTEELLGDFDSNYKVKPPLRSKADVKALIAGLKDGTIDAITSQHRPEEIEFKNVEFEIAHYGIIALQTVVPLLLKAGLDIGLITEKLAINPRKLLNLSVPVIEEGAEANFTVLNTGEKWLYNSESNYSRSANSPLLGTELTGKVKLVYNNNQYWES, from the coding sequence ATGAATCTCCTAGTTAAAAATGTAACCATTGCCGATCCGCAGAGTAAATTTAATAACCAGCAATGCGATATCAGGGTAGAAGATGGCAAAATTAAGAACATAGGTAAATTAACGACTGAAAAAACCGAAACGGTTTTCGAAGCACATGGAGCTTTTTTAAGCCCTGGCTTTTTCGACTTAAACTGCGCTGCAGGTGATCCGGGTTTCGAAACCAAAGAAGATATACAAACGCTTATCGCTGCTGCACAGGCAGGTGGTTTTACGGGATTGGCGTTATTACCGCAAACCAGTCCGGTAGTACAGTCGAAATCGCAGGTAGAATACATTGTAAATAAAGCTAAAAACAACCTGGTAGATGTATTGCCTGTAGGTGCCATTAGTCAGAACCGCGAAGCCAAAGAACTGGCTGAGCTGTTTGATATGCAACAGGCAGGGGCTGTGGCTTTCTCAGATGGAGATAAAGCTTTACAGGATGATGGTTTCATGAGCCGTGCCCTGCAATATGCCAAGGGGTTCGATGCTTTGTTGATGGTATATCCCGAAAACAAATCTATTGCCGGAAAATCACAGATCAACGAAAGTAAAAACTCAGTGCTGTTGGGTATGAAAGGCTTGCCTGCACTAGCTGAAGAAATGCACATTGCCCGCGATCTTTTTTTAGCAGGTTATAACGAAACTAAAATCCACATCAGCAATATTTCTACCGCTGGTTCGGTAGCATTGATTCGCAAAGCAAAAAAAGATGGTATTCGTGTTTCTTGCGATGTAACGGCACACCACCTGGTTTTTACCGAAGAATTACTGGGCGATTTTGATAGCAATTATAAAGTTAAACCTCCATTACGCAGCAAAGCTGATGTTAAAGCGCTAATTGCTGGCTTAAAAGACGGAACAATTGATGCCATTACTTCGCAGCACCGCCCCGAAGAAATCGAATTTAAAAATGTAGAGTTCGAAATTGCGCACTATGGCATTATAGCCCTGCAAACAGTTGTGCCGTTATTGCTAAAGGCGGGGTTGGATATTGGTCTTATTACAGAGAAGTTAGCCATTAATCCACGTAAATTGTTAAATTTATCTGTTCCGGTAATTGAAGAAGGGGCGGAAGCAAACTTTACAGTGCTTAATACTGGCGAAAAATGGCTGTACAATTCTGAAAGCAATTATTCAAGGTCGGCAAACAGTCCGTTATTGGGCACCGAACTTACAGGAAAAGTAAAACTGGTTTATAATAACAATCAATACTGGGAAAGTTAA
- a CDS encoding DUF4199 domain-containing protein — MDKSALISKLALKNGLMLAAVSVILSLTLHFIDPVLIYTSFAAQIGIFVLFIALLVVVGINIRKEIGGFWTFGEAFKAFLIVSLILALTATLYNVVLMRIIDPDLPAKAAAAIETAQRAMMEKFGMASEQIDEAMAKAGNMQEKLEPTFKNIFTSFGVSLALYGVLSLILSAILKKKEPVIFNSFPNEG, encoded by the coding sequence ATGGACAAGAGTGCTCTTATTTCCAAATTAGCTTTAAAAAATGGATTAATGCTGGCTGCGGTTTCGGTAATTTTATCGTTAACCCTGCATTTTATTGATCCCGTATTAATTTACACCAGTTTTGCAGCTCAGATAGGCATATTTGTTTTATTCATTGCTTTATTGGTCGTAGTAGGTATTAACATCCGTAAAGAAATTGGTGGTTTTTGGACATTTGGAGAAGCTTTTAAAGCTTTTTTAATTGTTTCACTAATTCTGGCATTAACCGCAACACTATATAATGTGGTGCTGATGAGAATTATCGATCCAGATCTTCCTGCCAAAGCTGCTGCTGCAATTGAAACTGCACAGAGAGCTATGATGGAGAAATTTGGAATGGCCAGCGAACAAATTGATGAAGCTATGGCTAAAGCAGGTAATATGCAGGAAAAACTTGAGCCAACTTTTAAAAATATCTTTACCAGTTTTGGTGTTTCGTTAGCCTTGTATGGTGTATTGTCATTAATTTTATCGGCTATATTAAAGAAAAAAGAGCCGGTTATCTTTAATTCGTTTCCTAACGAGGGCTAA
- a CDS encoding glycosyltransferase family 2 protein — translation MDISVVVPLFNEDESLPELTAWIDKVMIENNFSYEIVLVDDGSTDKSWSVIEDLRLQNQAIKGIKFRRNYGKSAALNVGFEATQGDVVITMDADLQDSPDEIPELYRRIKEEKLDLISGWKKKRYDPITKTIPTKLFNAATRKMSGIELNDFNCGLKAYRNDVIKTIEVYGEMHRYIPVIAKWAGFNKISEQVVEHRARKYGTTKFGFSRFINGFLDLLSIFFVGKFGKRPMHFFGSLGVLSFFIGIVMALYILFEKKYLIWQGLAYRDVTDQPLFYLSLVAIVVGSQMFLAGFIAELLSRNAPERNQYLIEKELR, via the coding sequence ATGGATATATCAGTTGTAGTACCCTTATTTAATGAAGACGAATCGCTGCCCGAATTAACGGCATGGATTGATAAAGTGATGATCGAAAATAATTTCAGCTATGAAATTGTACTCGTTGATGATGGTAGTACCGATAAATCCTGGTCGGTAATTGAAGATTTAAGATTGCAAAACCAGGCCATAAAAGGTATTAAATTTAGGCGTAACTATGGCAAATCGGCAGCTTTAAATGTAGGCTTCGAAGCTACTCAGGGCGATGTGGTAATTACCATGGATGCCGATTTACAGGATAGCCCCGACGAAATTCCGGAGTTGTACCGCCGCATTAAAGAAGAGAAACTCGATCTCATTTCTGGCTGGAAAAAGAAACGTTACGATCCGATTACGAAAACCATCCCAACAAAACTATTCAATGCTGCTACCCGTAAAATGAGCGGCATCGAGCTAAACGATTTTAACTGTGGTTTAAAAGCTTATCGCAACGATGTAATTAAAACCATCGAAGTATACGGCGAAATGCACCGTTACATTCCGGTTATTGCGAAATGGGCAGGTTTTAATAAAATTTCGGAGCAGGTTGTAGAGCACCGTGCACGTAAATATGGCACTACGAAATTCGGTTTCAGCAGGTTTATAAACGGCTTTTTAGATTTACTGTCCATATTTTTTGTGGGTAAATTTGGCAAACGCCCCATGCACTTTTTTGGTTCGCTGGGCGTATTGAGCTTTTTTATCGGTATTGTCATGGCCCTGTATATCCTGTTTGAAAAGAAATATTTAATCTGGCAGGGATTGGCTTACCGCGATGTAACCGACCAACCTTTGTTTTATTTATCGTTGGTTGCCATTGTTGTAGGTTCTCAAATGTTTTTGGCAGGCTTCATTGCCGAACTTTTATCGCGTAACGCACCAGAAAGAAACCAGTATTTGATAGAAAAGGAATTAAGGTAG
- a CDS encoding glycosyltransferase family 2 protein has translation MFFSIIIPLYNRPQEIDELLNTLTQQTYLQFEVLVIEDGSKNDAKAIVDSYADKLDIKYYFKENAGQGFARNFGFERAKGDYFVIFDSDILVPANYLEIVKNYLYEHHLDAYGGPDAAHDSFTPVQKAISYAMTSPFTTGGIRGNKKHVGQFHPRSFNMGVSRQAWEKVGGFILTRLGEDIEYSIRIHENGFKIGLIPDAKVYHKRRTSFSQFYKQLHFFGRARINIYKHFPNELKLVHFFPALFTLGFGFTILCNFIYPPLAYVCNFLLLIYFMLIFFHSWSVNKSLKVAFLSIISSFIQLTAYGLGFIQDLFKRVVLKQQ, from the coding sequence ATGTTTTTCTCCATCATCATCCCACTTTACAATCGTCCGCAAGAGATAGACGAACTGTTGAATACCCTTACCCAACAAACTTATTTACAGTTTGAGGTTTTGGTAATCGAAGATGGTTCGAAAAACGACGCAAAGGCCATTGTCGATTCTTATGCAGATAAGCTCGATATCAAATATTATTTCAAAGAAAATGCCGGACAGGGCTTTGCACGCAATTTTGGTTTCGAAAGGGCTAAAGGCGATTACTTTGTTATTTTTGATTCCGATATCTTGGTTCCGGCTAATTACCTCGAGATTGTTAAAAACTACCTATACGAGCACCATTTAGATGCTTATGGTGGTCCGGATGCAGCCCATGATAGCTTTACTCCAGTGCAGAAAGCCATTAGTTACGCCATGACCTCGCCTTTTACTACTGGTGGTATTCGCGGTAACAAAAAGCACGTGGGGCAGTTTCACCCACGCAGTTTTAATATGGGTGTTTCGCGCCAGGCCTGGGAAAAGGTTGGTGGATTTATTTTAACCCGTTTGGGCGAAGATATTGAATACAGCATCCGTATTCACGAAAATGGCTTTAAAATTGGGTTGATTCCTGATGCCAAAGTTTACCATAAACGCCGCACCAGTTTTAGCCAGTTTTATAAACAACTGCATTTTTTCGGCAGGGCCCGGATAAATATCTATAAACATTTTCCTAATGAATTAAAACTGGTACACTTTTTTCCGGCGTTATTTACATTGGGTTTTGGTTTCACTATTTTGTGTAACTTTATATATCCTCCATTAGCATATGTTTGTAACTTCTTGTTATTGATTTACTTTATGTTGATATTTTTTCATTCATGGTCTGTAAATAAATCGTTAAAAGTTGCATTTTTGAGCATTATATCTTCCTTTATCCAATTAACTGCTTATGGTTTAGGATTTATACAGGATTTATTTAAACGTGTGGTACTTAAACAACAATGA
- a CDS encoding GH3 auxin-responsive promoter family protein: protein MGLKAALSKPFAAFAVWQINKWKYNAVNTQNNILKKLVEEAKYTAFGKDHHFAEIKSYADFKRHVPVQDYEGLKPYVDRVVAGETDVLWKGKPLYFAKTSGTTSGVKYIPLSKESMPEHIKAARNAILTYINETGKTDFVNGKMIFLQGSPVLSVKHGINVGRLSGIVAHHVPAYLQKNRLPSYQTNIIEDWEQKVDAIVEETINQDMTLISGIPPWVQMYFDKLSEKTGGKKIAEIFKNFSLFIYGGVNFEPYRAKIEQSIGKKIDAIETYPASEGFIAYQDSQKDKGLLLLADAGIFYEFIPADEYHNDQPTRLSLAEVELDTNYALILNTNAGLWGYSIGDTIKFVSKNPYKIVVTGRIKHFISAFGEHVIGEEVEYALLSVANEEKVEITEFTVAPQVNPKAGELPYHEWFVEFSTAPKDMAAFSKKVDEALQKKNIYYFDLIEGNILQPLIIRSLQKDAFVSYMKSEGKLGGQNKVPRLSNDRRLAEGLEKYIV, encoded by the coding sequence ATGGGATTAAAAGCAGCATTAAGTAAACCCTTTGCAGCGTTTGCAGTTTGGCAAATTAACAAATGGAAGTATAATGCCGTAAATACCCAAAATAACATCCTTAAAAAGCTTGTTGAAGAGGCTAAATATACCGCATTTGGTAAGGACCATCACTTTGCGGAGATCAAAAGCTACGCAGATTTTAAAAGGCATGTTCCTGTTCAGGATTATGAAGGACTAAAGCCTTATGTTGACCGTGTTGTGGCCGGCGAAACTGATGTGCTTTGGAAAGGTAAACCACTTTATTTTGCTAAAACATCGGGTACCACTTCGGGGGTAAAGTACATTCCACTTTCAAAAGAGTCGATGCCAGAGCACATTAAAGCTGCCCGTAATGCCATTTTAACTTATATTAACGAAACAGGAAAGACTGACTTTGTAAACGGTAAAATGATCTTTTTACAGGGGAGTCCGGTGTTGAGCGTGAAACATGGTATAAATGTGGGGCGTTTATCGGGTATTGTGGCGCATCATGTGCCGGCTTATTTGCAAAAAAACAGGTTGCCATCCTACCAAACCAATATTATTGAAGATTGGGAACAAAAGGTTGATGCTATTGTGGAGGAAACCATCAACCAAGACATGACCTTGATTTCGGGTATTCCGCCGTGGGTACAGATGTATTTCGATAAACTTTCGGAGAAAACGGGTGGCAAAAAAATTGCAGAGATTTTCAAAAACTTTAGCCTTTTTATTTATGGTGGCGTAAATTTCGAACCTTACAGGGCTAAAATTGAGCAGAGTATCGGCAAAAAAATAGATGCCATTGAAACTTATCCGGCTTCAGAAGGATTTATTGCCTACCAGGATTCGCAAAAAGATAAAGGCTTGTTATTATTGGCTGATGCAGGGATTTTTTACGAGTTTATCCCGGCTGATGAATACCATAACGATCAGCCTACACGCTTATCGCTTGCAGAAGTTGAACTGGATACCAATTATGCACTGATTTTAAATACCAACGCGGGTTTATGGGGCTATAGCATTGGTGATACCATTAAGTTTGTGTCTAAAAATCCTTATAAAATTGTAGTTACTGGTCGTATTAAACATTTTATTTCGGCTTTTGGCGAGCATGTAATTGGAGAAGAAGTAGAGTACGCCTTGTTAAGTGTTGCCAACGAAGAAAAGGTAGAAATAACCGAATTTACGGTTGCACCACAGGTTAACCCAAAAGCTGGAGAACTGCCTTACCATGAGTGGTTTGTAGAGTTTTCGACAGCACCAAAAGATATGGCTGCTTTTAGTAAAAAGGTAGATGAGGCTTTGCAAAAGAAAAATATTTATTACTTTGACCTGATTGAAGGCAATATTTTGCAACCTTTAATTATCCGATCTTTGCAGAAAGATGCTTTTGTAAGTTATATGAAAAGCGAAGGGAAACTGGGTGGGCAGAATAAAGTACCAAGGTTGAGTAACGACAGGAGACTGGCGGAGGGGTTGGAGAAGTATATAGTTTAA
- a CDS encoding 1-deoxy-D-xylulose-5-phosphate reductoisomerase, with translation MKRITILGSTGSIGTQALEVVRDHPAAFKVTVLSALKNATLLIQQALEFKPAVVVICDESKYNEVKNALSATHIKVLAGEAALAEVAAYGDSDIVLTALMGSVGLKPTIAAIKAGKNIALANKETLVVAGELITQLATEHQIKILPVDSEHSAIFQCLVGEEHNEIEKIYLTASGGPFLGKIRDFLSTVKKEQALKHPNWVMGAKITIDSASLMNKGLEVIEAKWLFNLEADQVDVIVHPQSIIHSLVQFTDGSMKAQMGLPDMKLPIQYAINYPDRLKNNFKRFNFLDYPNFSFQQPDIETFRNLGLAYQSLRKGGNMPCILNAANEIVVAAFLEDKIGFLEMSDVIEQCMEEIGFIEKPQLSDYLETDKHSRILAGELVTKSIV, from the coding sequence TTGAAAAGAATAACCATACTAGGTTCTACAGGAAGCATAGGTACACAAGCATTAGAAGTTGTAAGAGATCATCCTGCAGCTTTTAAAGTTACTGTGTTATCGGCACTAAAGAATGCTACATTACTTATTCAGCAAGCGCTTGAATTTAAGCCTGCTGTTGTGGTAATTTGCGATGAAAGCAAGTACAACGAAGTTAAAAATGCCTTATCTGCTACACATATAAAAGTTTTGGCAGGTGAAGCAGCTCTGGCCGAAGTTGCTGCTTACGGCGATAGCGATATTGTACTTACTGCGTTAATGGGATCGGTCGGCTTGAAACCTACCATTGCTGCTATAAAAGCTGGGAAAAACATTGCACTTGCCAATAAAGAAACTTTAGTGGTAGCGGGCGAATTAATTACCCAACTGGCTACTGAGCATCAGATTAAAATTTTACCTGTAGATTCTGAGCACTCTGCCATATTTCAATGTCTGGTAGGTGAGGAGCATAATGAAATCGAAAAAATTTACCTTACCGCATCTGGAGGTCCGTTTTTAGGCAAAATAAGAGATTTCTTATCGACAGTAAAAAAAGAACAGGCACTTAAACACCCCAACTGGGTTATGGGGGCTAAAATTACGATCGATTCTGCTTCGCTAATGAACAAGGGCCTTGAAGTAATCGAAGCCAAATGGTTATTTAACCTCGAGGCTGATCAGGTTGATGTAATTGTACACCCGCAATCTATTATCCACTCACTGGTGCAATTTACCGATGGATCGATGAAAGCCCAAATGGGACTGCCCGATATGAAATTGCCCATTCAGTACGCTATAAATTATCCCGACAGGCTAAAAAACAATTTTAAACGTTTTAATTTTCTGGATTATCCAAACTTTAGCTTTCAGCAGCCAGATATAGAAACCTTCAGGAATTTAGGTTTGGCCTATCAATCGTTAAGAAAGGGCGGTAACATGCCATGTATTTTAAATGCAGCTAACGAAATTGTGGTAGCGGCATTTTTGGAAGATAAAATTGGTTTTCTGGAGATGAGTGATGTAATTGAGCAGTGCATGGAGGAGATTGGTTTCATTGAAAAACCGCAATTGAGTGATTATTTAGAAACTGATAAACATAGCCGTATCTTAGCCGGAGAATTAGTAACAAAAAGTATAGTTTAA
- the rseP gene encoding RIP metalloprotease RseP produces the protein MNGLIMAGQLLLGLSLLVILHELGHFLAARAFGIKVEKFYLFFDAWGFKLFSFKKGDVEYGVGWLPLGGYVKIAGMIDESMDTEQMAQPAQPWEFRSKPAWQRLIVMLGGIIVNVIVGVIIFWMLTFKYGQSYTVNGKLNDGISVGTLGKEIGLKNGDRILAINGNKLIRFEDAISSKVLFDGAQLTVLRGNQTLYVSVPDTILNKLSKNDKENFITPRYRMGSVATVLAPDEKADQPSFFDKLFKRKFEKPVYPAYAAGIKPGDSILSVNGKAVTFFDQFKEEVSGNKNKQISIQALRNGKAIEFNLKVAKDGTIGVGPNFKMPETAHVDFGFIESLPVGANMAWSTFVDNAKGIGKMITGKLSARNISSPIGIAKVYGSTFDWVKFWTLTGLISMALAFMNLLPIPGLDGGHVVFLLIEMVQRKPVSEKVLERAQIVGFVILICLMVFAFGNDILKSFGK, from the coding sequence ATGAATGGATTGATTATGGCGGGGCAGTTGTTGCTCGGATTGTCTTTATTGGTTATTTTACACGAATTAGGACATTTTCTGGCAGCCAGGGCATTTGGTATTAAGGTAGAGAAATTTTATTTGTTTTTTGATGCCTGGGGTTTTAAGCTTTTCAGCTTCAAAAAAGGAGATGTTGAATATGGAGTGGGATGGTTGCCATTGGGCGGTTATGTGAAAATTGCCGGCATGATTGATGAAAGCATGGATACCGAGCAAATGGCCCAACCGGCACAACCCTGGGAATTTCGTTCTAAACCAGCCTGGCAACGTTTAATTGTAATGCTGGGTGGTATTATTGTAAATGTAATTGTTGGGGTAATCATTTTCTGGATGCTTACCTTTAAATACGGACAAAGCTATACTGTTAATGGTAAGCTGAATGATGGTATTTCGGTTGGTACGCTAGGCAAAGAAATTGGCCTTAAAAATGGCGACCGCATTTTGGCCATCAACGGAAATAAGTTAATCCGTTTTGAAGATGCCATTTCGAGCAAAGTGTTGTTTGATGGTGCGCAGTTAACCGTGTTAAGGGGAAATCAAACTTTATATGTATCTGTTCCAGATACGATTTTGAACAAACTTTCTAAAAACGATAAAGAGAATTTTATTACCCCACGTTACCGCATGGGCAGTGTGGCTACGGTTTTGGCACCCGATGAAAAAGCAGATCAGCCTTCTTTTTTTGATAAGCTTTTCAAAAGGAAATTCGAAAAACCGGTATATCCGGCCTATGCAGCAGGAATAAAACCTGGTGATAGCATCTTATCAGTGAACGGCAAAGCGGTTACTTTCTTCGATCAGTTTAAAGAAGAAGTTTCCGGCAATAAAAACAAACAGATTTCAATTCAGGCTTTGCGTAATGGAAAAGCAATTGAATTTAATTTGAAAGTAGCTAAAGACGGAACAATTGGGGTTGGACCTAATTTTAAAATGCCTGAAACCGCGCATGTCGATTTTGGTTTTATTGAATCGCTGCCTGTAGGTGCCAATATGGCCTGGAGTACTTTTGTAGATAATGCAAAAGGTATTGGCAAAATGATTACCGGTAAGCTAAGCGCGCGTAACATCAGCAGCCCTATTGGTATTGCCAAAGTTTATGGCAGTACGTTTGACTGGGTTAAATTCTGGACTTTAACCGGATTGATTTCAATGGCACTGGCTTTTATGAATTTATTGCCTATTCCGGGCTTAGATGGAGGCCATGTAGTGTTCTTATTGATTGAAATGGTACAACGTAAGCCTGTGAGCGAAAAAGTGCTTGAACGGGCCCAGATTGTAGGCTTTGTAATCCTGATTTGTTTAATGGTGTTTGCTTTTGGTAATGATATTCTAAAATCATTCGGTAAGTAA